Proteins encoded together in one Mycobacterium sp. MS1601 window:
- a CDS encoding isoprenylcysteine carboxyl methyltransferase family protein — translation MYYLLILAVGIERLVELVVSKRNAKWAFENGGKEYGREHYPVMVIIHAALLVGCVVEVWALDRPFIPWLGWTMFVIAVLTQVLRWWCITTLGKRWNTLVIVIPDAPLVNSGPYKYKWLHHPNYLVVVIEGIALPMIHTAWITAICFTLANAWLLSVRLRVENEALGYTVPSRS, via the coding sequence GTGTACTACCTGTTGATCCTGGCCGTCGGTATCGAACGGCTGGTCGAACTCGTGGTCTCGAAGCGGAATGCCAAGTGGGCCTTCGAGAACGGCGGCAAGGAATACGGCCGCGAACACTACCCGGTGATGGTGATCATCCACGCGGCCCTGCTTGTCGGATGTGTGGTCGAGGTGTGGGCACTGGACCGCCCCTTCATCCCGTGGCTGGGGTGGACGATGTTCGTCATCGCCGTGTTGACCCAGGTACTGCGGTGGTGGTGCATCACCACTCTGGGTAAGCGGTGGAACACCCTGGTCATCGTCATTCCCGACGCACCGTTGGTGAACTCGGGACCTTACAAGTACAAGTGGCTGCACCATCCCAACTATCTGGTGGTGGTGATCGAGGGCATCGCACTGCCGATGATCCACACCGCATGGATCACCGCGATCTGCTTCACCCTGGCGAATGCCTGGTTGCTCAGCGTCCGGTTACGGGTGGAGAATGAGGCGCTGGGTTACACCGTCCCAAGTAGGTCATGA
- a CDS encoding SDR family oxidoreductase, producing the protein MILDRFRLDDQVAVVTGAGRGLGAAIALAFAQAGADVVIASRTKSELEAVAAAVQETGRQAHVVVGDLADPETAASLAHVAADRFGKLDIVVNNVGGTMPGALLDTPTQAFKNAFTFNVMTAHALTSAATPLMLEHSGGGSVINITSTMGRLAGRGFAAYGTAKAALAHYTRLAALDLAPRVRVNAIAPGSILTSALEVVAANDALRTPMEKATPMRRLGDPLDIAAAAVYLASPAASYLTGKTLEVDGGLTFPNLDLPIPDL; encoded by the coding sequence ATGATCCTCGACAGATTCCGCTTGGATGACCAGGTGGCCGTAGTCACGGGAGCGGGACGTGGCCTCGGCGCCGCCATCGCGTTGGCGTTCGCGCAGGCAGGCGCCGATGTGGTGATTGCCTCACGCACCAAATCCGAACTCGAAGCCGTTGCCGCCGCAGTTCAGGAAACCGGGCGACAGGCCCATGTGGTGGTGGGCGACCTCGCCGATCCGGAAACCGCCGCCTCCCTCGCACACGTGGCTGCCGACAGATTCGGCAAACTCGACATCGTCGTCAACAACGTCGGTGGAACCATGCCGGGTGCGTTGCTGGACACCCCCACACAGGCCTTCAAAAATGCATTCACGTTCAACGTGATGACGGCACATGCGCTGACTTCTGCTGCGACGCCACTGATGTTGGAACACAGCGGAGGCGGCAGTGTCATCAACATCACGTCGACAATGGGCCGCCTCGCCGGGCGAGGGTTTGCCGCGTATGGTACCGCCAAGGCGGCGCTGGCACACTACACACGACTTGCCGCCCTCGACCTGGCCCCTCGTGTGAGGGTCAACGCCATCGCCCCGGGCTCCATCCTGACCTCCGCTCTCGAGGTGGTGGCCGCCAATGACGCCCTGCGCACTCCCATGGAGAAGGCCACGCCGATGCGGCGCCTCGGCGATCCGCTCGACATTGCCGCCGCTGCGGTCTATCTCGCCTCACCGGCAGCCAGTTACCTCACCGGGAAAACCCTCGAGGTCGACGGCGGGCTCACCTTTCCCAATCTGGATCTGCCCATTCCCGATCTGTGA
- a CDS encoding poly-gamma-glutamate hydrolase family protein — protein sequence MARRCPDAVAPRQATLADHDWLINERGVATVEPFNGSRVHGVVWDVSDHDLATLDSAEGVPVRYRRDRMTVETAAGPTSAWVYIDHRVEPGAPRPGYLERIIDGALHHGLPARWVEFLRRWDPAHWPRQLGPATAHAPKSLTALLAQPGVYETSTLRSRFGFMAIHGGGLERMTEVIAERAADAAGASVYCVHHPDHYPDHLASALYRPAESERLREFLDHVDTVISVHGYGRIGRSTHLLVGGSNRRLAAHLSAHVDVPGYQLITELDQIPGGLRGLHADNPVNLPGDGGVQLELSPRVRGISPRSAMPGDDGLSPATSALIHGLAAAARTWE from the coding sequence ATGGCGCGCCGCTGCCCCGACGCCGTCGCACCACGTCAGGCCACCCTCGCTGATCACGACTGGCTGATCAACGAGCGCGGGGTCGCCACCGTCGAACCGTTCAACGGCTCGCGGGTGCACGGTGTGGTCTGGGATGTGTCCGACCATGACCTCGCCACCCTCGACAGCGCCGAAGGTGTGCCGGTGCGCTACCGACGTGACCGCATGACGGTCGAGACAGCAGCCGGGCCCACCTCGGCGTGGGTCTACATCGACCATCGGGTGGAACCCGGCGCGCCGCGGCCGGGGTATCTGGAGCGCATCATCGACGGGGCCCTTCACCACGGGCTGCCGGCACGCTGGGTGGAGTTCCTGCGCCGCTGGGATCCCGCACACTGGCCTCGTCAGCTCGGACCCGCGACGGCCCACGCCCCGAAGTCGCTGACGGCGCTGCTGGCCCAGCCCGGCGTCTACGAAACCAGCACGCTGCGCTCACGATTCGGGTTCATGGCCATCCACGGTGGCGGCCTGGAGCGGATGACCGAAGTGATCGCCGAGCGCGCCGCCGACGCCGCGGGCGCCTCGGTGTACTGCGTGCACCATCCCGATCACTACCCCGACCACCTCGCATCAGCGCTGTACCGGCCCGCCGAGTCCGAGCGGTTGCGCGAGTTCCTCGACCACGTGGACACCGTGATATCCGTGCACGGGTATGGGCGCATCGGCCGCAGCACACATCTGCTCGTCGGGGGCTCCAACCGTCGGTTGGCTGCCCATCTCAGCGCCCACGTCGATGTCCCCGGCTACCAGCTGATCACCGAACTCGACCAGATTCCGGGCGGACTGCGCGGCCTGCACGCCGACAATCCTGTGAACCTGCCCGGTGACGGTGGCGTTCAGCTGGAACTGTCACCACGGGTGCGGGGTATCAGCCCACGCAGTGCGATGCCGGGAGACGATGGACTCAGCCCGGCCACGTCGGCGCTGATCCACGGCCTGGCCGCCGCCGCCCGCACCTGGGAATGA
- a CDS encoding transporter substrate-binding domain-containing protein: MTPRLRALLCVVLLVALCAGTPTGPAGAAPRTVTVAVHTVSPFVVSNGDQWTGFTVDLWDEIADRQEWTTN, translated from the coding sequence GTGACGCCGCGGCTGCGAGCTCTGCTCTGCGTCGTGCTGCTCGTAGCGCTGTGTGCCGGCACTCCGACCGGACCTGCCGGTGCCGCACCCCGGACGGTAACGGTTGCCGTGCACACCGTGAGCCCGTTTGTGGTCAGCAACGGTGACCAGTGGACGGGTTTCACTGTCGATCTGTGGGACGAAATCGCCGACCGGCAGGAATGGACCACCAATTAG
- the ku gene encoding non-homologous end joining protein Ku — translation MRSIWKGSIAFGLVNVPVKVYSATEDHDIKFHQVHAKDNGRIRYKRVCEVCGEVVEYRDIAKAFESDDGQSVVITDEDIATLPEERSREIEVLEFVPANQIDPIMYDKSYFLEPDSKSSKSYVLLAKTLMDTDRLAIVHFALRNKTRLAALRVMDINKRDVMTIHTLLWPDEIRDPDFPVLDQKVEIKPAELKMAGQVVDSMADDFNPDQFHDDYQEQLRELVEAKLEGGEAFTVEEQPTELDETEDVSDLLAALEASVKKRRGSSDEDAEKAPAKKAPAKKAAAKKAAAKKAPAKAAAKKAPAKKAAAKKSS, via the coding sequence ATGCGGTCCATCTGGAAGGGTTCGATTGCCTTCGGCCTGGTGAATGTGCCGGTCAAGGTGTACAGCGCCACCGAGGACCATGACATCAAGTTCCACCAGGTGCATGCCAAGGACAACGGGCGCATCCGCTACAAGCGGGTGTGTGAGGTGTGCGGTGAAGTGGTCGAGTACCGCGACATCGCCAAGGCCTTCGAATCCGACGACGGCCAGAGTGTGGTGATCACGGACGAAGACATCGCGACCCTGCCCGAGGAACGCAGCCGCGAGATCGAGGTGCTGGAGTTCGTCCCGGCCAACCAGATCGACCCGATCATGTACGACAAGAGTTACTTCCTGGAGCCCGACTCGAAGTCGTCGAAGTCCTACGTGCTGCTGGCCAAGACCCTGATGGACACCGACCGCCTGGCGATCGTGCATTTTGCGCTGCGCAACAAGACCCGGCTGGCGGCGCTGCGGGTGATGGACATCAACAAGCGCGACGTCATGACCATCCACACTCTGTTGTGGCCCGACGAGATCCGCGACCCGGACTTCCCGGTGCTGGACCAGAAGGTCGAGATCAAGCCCGCCGAGCTGAAAATGGCCGGGCAGGTGGTCGATTCGATGGCCGACGACTTCAACCCCGACCAATTCCACGACGACTACCAGGAGCAGCTGCGCGAGCTCGTCGAGGCCAAGCTCGAAGGCGGCGAGGCGTTCACCGTCGAGGAACAGCCTACCGAGCTCGACGAGACCGAGGACGTCTCGGACCTGCTTGCCGCACTGGAAGCCAGCGTGAAGAAACGCCGCGGTAGTTCCGACGAGGATGCCGAGAAGGCACCCGCGAAGAAGGCGCCCGCCAAGAAAGCGGCAGCCAAGAAAGCGGCAGCCAAGAAGGCTCCGGCCAAAGCGGCCGCAAAGAAGGCTCCGGCCAAAAAAGCGGCCGCCAAGAAGTCCAGCTGA
- a CDS encoding Nramp family divalent metal transporter, translating into MNQTTSAPLRSGFVLLGPAFVAAIAYVDPGNVAANVSAGAQYGFLLVWVIVMANVMAGLVQYLSAKLGLVTGRSLPEAVADHTRRRTRIVYWMQAELVAMATDLAEVVGGAIALYLLFDLPLLLGGIITGAVSLVLLLVQDRRGQRMFERVITGLLLIITIGFVTSLAVAPPSIDQVAPGLVPMFDGAESVLLATAMLGATVMPHAVYLHSGLARDRHGHPEAGAPRKRLLQITKWDVTLAMLVAGAVNLSMLLVAATNLQGRENTDSIEGAYAAVQDTLGSTIALFFAIGLLASGLASTSVGAYAGAMIMDGLLKVSVPLLLRRLVTLIPALVILGVGFDPSRALVLSQVVLSFGIPFALIPLVRLTSDKQLMGADVNHRATTSFGWIVAGLISVLNVVLIYLTVTG; encoded by the coding sequence TTGAACCAAACCACCAGCGCTCCCCTGCGGTCCGGTTTCGTGCTGCTCGGGCCCGCCTTCGTCGCCGCCATCGCCTACGTCGATCCCGGCAACGTGGCCGCGAATGTCAGCGCCGGCGCTCAGTACGGCTTCCTGCTGGTCTGGGTGATCGTGATGGCGAACGTCATGGCCGGATTGGTGCAATACCTGTCGGCCAAACTCGGCCTGGTCACCGGACGGTCGCTGCCCGAAGCCGTGGCCGACCACACGCGCAGGCGCACCCGGATCGTGTACTGGATGCAGGCCGAATTGGTGGCCATGGCAACCGATCTCGCCGAAGTGGTCGGCGGCGCCATAGCGCTGTACCTGTTGTTCGACCTGCCGCTGCTACTGGGTGGGATCATCACCGGCGCGGTGTCACTGGTGCTGCTGCTGGTTCAGGACCGGCGCGGACAGCGGATGTTCGAGCGCGTCATCACCGGGCTGCTGCTGATCATCACGATCGGGTTCGTGACCAGCCTGGCGGTGGCGCCACCCTCGATCGATCAGGTTGCACCAGGTCTGGTTCCCATGTTCGACGGCGCCGAGAGCGTGCTACTGGCCACCGCGATGCTGGGCGCGACGGTCATGCCCCACGCGGTGTACCTGCACTCCGGGCTGGCCCGCGACCGCCACGGCCACCCCGAAGCAGGCGCACCGCGAAAGCGGCTCCTGCAGATCACCAAATGGGATGTCACCCTGGCCATGCTGGTCGCCGGCGCGGTGAACCTGTCGATGCTGTTGGTGGCGGCCACCAACCTGCAGGGCAGGGAGAACACCGATTCCATCGAAGGCGCTTACGCTGCGGTGCAGGACACCCTGGGCTCGACAATCGCATTGTTCTTCGCGATCGGCCTGCTGGCCTCGGGTTTGGCGTCGACGTCGGTGGGTGCCTACGCCGGCGCGATGATCATGGACGGCCTGCTCAAGGTCTCCGTTCCGCTGCTGCTGCGCCGGCTGGTCACCCTGATTCCGGCGCTGGTGATCCTGGGCGTCGGCTTCGATCCCAGCCGCGCGCTGGTGCTCTCCCAGGTGGTGCTGTCCTTCGGCATACCCTTCGCCCTGATCCCACTCGTGCGGTTGACCAGCGACAAACAGTTGATGGGCGCCGACGTCAACCACCGCGCCACCACCTCATTCGGGTGGATTGTCGCCGGGTTGATTAGTGTGCTGAATGTGGTGCTGATCTATCTGACGGTGACGGGCTGA
- a CDS encoding carbohydrate kinase family protein: MASRALVIGEALIDVVERGGAVVGEHVGGSPLNVAVGLGRLQRDVDFLTHIGDDPRGRRIGEYVTSSGVTLVPGSVSAAHTPVAHAQLDDTGAATYTFDLTWELSGTPEVGPPLVVHTGSIATVLEPGCRAVAALLDTYRVSATVSFDPNVRTALITDDNLARDRIERLVAKSDVVKASDEDLRWLAPDVEPEEVARRWLAAGPALVAVTKGGDGAFAVSQAGAVTVPARTVDVVDTVGAGDSFMTGLLDALWSLGLLGADNRAALRAVDADQLRTVLEAAVLNSALTVAKAGADLPDRATLDAAASRV; the protein is encoded by the coding sequence GTGGCAAGTAGAGCTCTGGTCATCGGCGAAGCGCTCATCGATGTGGTGGAACGCGGCGGTGCGGTGGTCGGCGAACACGTCGGCGGCAGTCCACTCAACGTGGCCGTCGGGCTGGGCCGGCTGCAACGTGACGTCGACTTCCTCACCCACATCGGCGACGACCCGCGCGGACGTCGCATCGGTGAATACGTCACGTCGTCAGGGGTGACCCTGGTTCCGGGAAGCGTCAGCGCCGCGCACACGCCGGTGGCGCACGCCCAACTCGATGACACCGGTGCGGCCACCTACACCTTCGACCTGACCTGGGAGCTCTCGGGGACGCCGGAAGTGGGTCCGCCGCTGGTGGTGCACACCGGGTCCATCGCGACGGTGCTCGAACCGGGCTGCCGTGCGGTTGCCGCGCTGCTGGACACCTATCGGGTTTCGGCGACGGTGAGTTTCGACCCCAATGTGCGGACCGCGCTGATCACCGACGACAACCTGGCGCGCGACCGGATCGAACGTCTGGTGGCCAAGAGTGACGTGGTCAAGGCCAGCGACGAGGACCTGCGCTGGCTGGCCCCTGACGTCGAACCCGAGGAGGTCGCGCGCCGCTGGCTCGCAGCGGGTCCGGCGCTGGTCGCGGTGACCAAGGGCGGTGACGGCGCCTTCGCGGTGTCGCAGGCCGGTGCGGTCACGGTGCCGGCCCGCACCGTGGACGTGGTCGACACCGTCGGCGCGGGTGACTCCTTCATGACGGGGTTGCTCGACGCGCTGTGGTCGCTGGGTCTGCTGGGCGCCGACAACCGCGCCGCGTTGCGTGCCGTGGACGCCGATCAACTGCGGACCGTGCTCGAGGCGGCAGTGCTGAACTCGGCGCTGACGGTGGCCAAGGCAGGTGCCGACCTTCCGGACCGGGCGACGCTGGACGCGGCAGCCTCACGCGTCTGA
- a CDS encoding type III polyketide synthase, which yields MTNALAPAIAAAAVEFPPNRHAQKDVIGALADFAGPEFHRFAAAAGVDHRNLALPLDRYPTLTGFSEANAAYLEVALELGERALLSALDKAGLQPSDVDVVFSTTVTGLAVPTVEARLAGRIGLRPDVKRVPLFGLGCVAGAAGVARMHDYLRAYPDQVAVLLAVELCSLTVQRDDMSVANLVASSLFGDGAAAVVATGANRTRKGPQVLASRSRLYPDTENVMGWDIGSQGFKIVLSADVPDVAEKYLGEDVTLFLAEFGLKTTDITTWVSHPGGPKVIDAIQNVLDLPADALDHTRNSLRDNGNLSSASVLDVLRLNLADPPAEGSYGMMIAMGPGFCSELVLLRW from the coding sequence ATGACCAACGCCTTAGCCCCCGCAATTGCGGCCGCGGCAGTGGAATTCCCGCCGAACCGGCACGCCCAAAAGGACGTGATAGGAGCGCTGGCCGACTTCGCCGGGCCGGAATTCCATCGGTTCGCGGCCGCCGCCGGTGTCGATCACCGGAACCTTGCACTGCCACTGGATAGGTACCCCACGCTCACCGGTTTCTCGGAAGCCAACGCCGCCTACCTCGAGGTGGCGCTCGAACTCGGTGAGCGGGCCCTGCTCTCTGCGCTCGACAAGGCCGGGCTGCAGCCGTCGGACGTCGACGTGGTGTTCTCCACGACGGTGACTGGCCTGGCGGTTCCGACGGTGGAAGCGCGGCTGGCCGGCCGCATCGGGCTGCGCCCCGACGTCAAGCGGGTTCCGCTGTTCGGCCTCGGCTGCGTGGCCGGGGCCGCCGGTGTGGCTCGCATGCATGATTACCTGCGCGCTTACCCCGATCAGGTGGCGGTGCTGCTGGCCGTCGAACTCTGTTCGTTGACCGTGCAGCGCGACGACATGTCGGTGGCAAACCTGGTGGCCTCCAGCCTGTTCGGAGACGGAGCCGCCGCGGTGGTGGCCACGGGCGCCAATCGCACCCGCAAGGGTCCGCAGGTGCTGGCCAGCCGCAGCAGGCTCTACCCCGACACGGAGAACGTGATGGGCTGGGACATCGGTTCGCAGGGCTTCAAGATCGTGCTGTCGGCCGACGTGCCGGATGTCGCGGAGAAGTACCTGGGCGAGGACGTCACGCTGTTCCTGGCTGAATTCGGTTTGAAGACCACGGACATCACCACCTGGGTGTCGCACCCGGGCGGGCCGAAGGTCATCGACGCCATCCAGAACGTCCTCGATTTGCCTGCTGACGCACTGGACCACACTCGCAACTCGTTGCGCGACAACGGAAACCTGTCGTCGGCGTCGGTGCTGGACGTGCTGCGGCTCAACCTCGCCGATCCGCCCGCCGAAGGTAGCTACGGCATGATGATCGCGATGGGTCCGGGGTTCTGCTCCGAACTCGTGCTGCTGCGTTGGTGA
- a CDS encoding NAD(P)/FAD-dependent oxidoreductase, whose amino-acid sequence MSGFDTDVLVVGGGPGGLATALHARARGLSVIVAEPRESPIDKACGEGLMPGGLAELAALGVDPAGMPFRGIAYSDGKRRAEARFRDGMGRGIRRTTLHAALAARAKEVDTEWVSTKVGTVIQDADGVTAAGIRARYLVGADGLHSAVRRSVGIASTVGSPRRVGLRKHFHVPVWSEFVEVHWSPHGEAYVTPVEPDLVGVAILSTDRADLSCFPWLQERLRGAEHTKERGCGPLRQVVSRRVAGRVLLVGDAAGYEDALTGEGMSLAVKQAAAAVAAIAADRPADYEKDWHRITRRYRLLTRGLVLATATRFGKKAVVPSAASLPPVFRLAVNTLGH is encoded by the coding sequence ATGAGCGGCTTCGACACAGATGTTCTGGTAGTGGGTGGCGGTCCCGGTGGACTGGCCACCGCACTGCATGCCCGCGCACGCGGGCTGTCGGTGATCGTGGCCGAACCGCGGGAATCACCGATCGACAAGGCGTGTGGTGAAGGACTGATGCCCGGTGGTCTGGCCGAATTGGCCGCCCTGGGTGTGGATCCGGCCGGCATGCCGTTCCGTGGGATCGCCTACTCCGACGGGAAACGTCGTGCCGAAGCGCGCTTCCGTGACGGGATGGGCCGGGGGATCCGCCGCACCACACTGCACGCCGCCCTGGCTGCCCGAGCCAAAGAGGTGGACACCGAGTGGGTTTCGACGAAGGTTGGCACTGTTATCCAGGACGCCGACGGTGTGACGGCGGCCGGCATCCGGGCCCGCTACCTGGTGGGCGCCGATGGACTGCACTCGGCGGTGCGTCGTTCGGTGGGCATCGCCTCGACTGTCGGCAGCCCGCGACGCGTGGGGCTGCGCAAGCATTTTCACGTACCGGTGTGGTCGGAGTTCGTGGAGGTGCACTGGTCACCCCACGGCGAGGCCTATGTGACACCGGTTGAACCGGACCTGGTGGGCGTGGCCATCTTGAGCACCGACCGCGCAGACCTGAGTTGCTTCCCGTGGCTACAGGAGCGGCTACGCGGTGCGGAGCACACGAAGGAACGAGGGTGCGGGCCGCTGCGCCAGGTGGTCTCGCGGCGGGTGGCCGGCCGAGTGCTGCTGGTGGGTGATGCCGCAGGTTACGAGGACGCGCTCACCGGCGAGGGCATGAGCTTGGCGGTCAAGCAGGCCGCCGCAGCCGTCGCTGCCATCGCCGCCGACCGGCCCGCTGATTACGAGAAGGACTGGCACCGCATCACCCGGCGCTACCGGTTGCTGACCCGCGGCCTGGTGCTCGCCACTGCCACTCGATTCGGCAAGAAGGCCGTCGTGCCCAGCGCCGCGTCACTGCCGCCGGTGTTCCGGCTGGCGGTCAACACATTGGGGCACTAG
- a CDS encoding transporter substrate-binding domain-containing protein: protein MLTAVADGLADVGASGVSITAAREQNFDFSQPILDAGLQIVVPARTTEVSSPGLTGFLELLFSKLMLLYLLAALVITLLPAHILWAVERRHADSTMARAYFPGIFQAFGWGLGMLAARVNASPRHGLARLVATLWALVSVIFVAFYTANLTAALTVAKLESPIRGPADLYDKSVVTVSNTTSSAYLHRMGITAAEMSSIEECYRALRERSFDAVVFDAPVLQHYVAHQGAGVAVTAGPIFQKEDYGLVLALGSDLRKPVDQTLLSMREDGTYDVIFQRWFGDDGIN from the coding sequence ATGCTCACGGCTGTGGCCGACGGTCTCGCCGACGTCGGCGCCAGCGGCGTATCGATCACCGCCGCGCGCGAGCAGAACTTCGATTTTTCCCAACCCATCCTCGACGCCGGGTTACAGATCGTCGTACCCGCACGTACCACGGAGGTGTCCAGCCCTGGCCTTACCGGGTTTCTCGAATTGTTGTTCTCCAAGCTGATGTTGCTGTATCTGTTGGCCGCACTGGTGATCACACTGCTGCCGGCGCACATTCTGTGGGCCGTCGAACGTCGACATGCAGATTCCACGATGGCGCGTGCCTACTTTCCCGGTATCTTCCAGGCGTTTGGCTGGGGGCTGGGAATGCTGGCCGCCCGGGTGAACGCGTCCCCGAGGCACGGTCTGGCGCGGCTGGTTGCAACGCTGTGGGCGTTGGTCAGCGTCATCTTCGTCGCCTTCTACACCGCCAATCTGACCGCGGCTCTGACGGTAGCCAAGCTCGAGTCGCCCATCCGCGGTCCCGCCGATCTGTACGACAAGAGCGTGGTCACGGTGTCGAACACAACGTCGTCTGCTTATCTGCACCGAATGGGGATCACCGCCGCCGAGATGTCCAGTATCGAGGAATGCTACCGCGCATTGCGTGAGAGAAGCTTCGACGCAGTGGTTTTCGACGCACCAGTGCTACAACACTATGTCGCTCACCAAGGCGCAGGCGTGGCAGTGACGGCCGGGCCGATCTTCCAGAAAGAGGATTACGGACTGGTTCTTGCGTTGGGCAGCGACCTACGCAAGCCCGTGGACCAGACCCTGCTGAGCATGCGCGAGGATGGCACCTACGACGTCATCTTCCAGAGATGGTTCGGCGACGACGGCATCAACTGA
- a CDS encoding HNH endonuclease signature motif containing protein: protein MGGSAVQDREAMLADLTLIEEATARMNRYSIDGFTHGELLELQQRRETVARQQPVLDHTVYQRLTTECTPKQLGATSFTKVLAARLRISDADAYRRLKNAELLGPRQSMTGEPLAPVWPTVAHGQAHGVISTDHITTIKSFFRKLPAFVDAQTRESAEAELATHASVLTVDEFVRAADRLAYLLNQDSEFCDEDRVARAYLRRGTQRPDGLIPIDGLLTPHAWALLEPILEKHAAPGMGNPNDDTPCVSGTPSEEQKRADTRTQGQRNHDALMWMCRQLLTGMPISTLNGLPATLIIVANLTDLENRIGHGVTAGGTPLPMSDVLAVAAHSRPWLALFDGKGLPLHLGRSRRTASVAQRLMLLAKHRGCTMPGCTASAYRSQVHHANADWQHGGQTNIEDLTLACGPDNRLVETTGWTTRNRPDDGVTEWTPPPELDSGQPRTNTMHFPERTLNPDNQPGPPATGAEADD from the coding sequence ATGGGTGGATCGGCGGTGCAGGACAGGGAGGCGATGCTGGCTGACCTGACGCTGATCGAAGAAGCGACCGCGCGGATGAACCGGTATTCGATTGACGGGTTCACCCATGGGGAATTGTTGGAGCTCCAGCAACGCCGCGAAACCGTGGCCCGTCAGCAGCCGGTGCTCGATCACACGGTCTACCAACGCCTCACAACGGAATGCACCCCGAAACAACTCGGAGCCACAAGCTTCACCAAGGTGCTGGCCGCCCGGTTGCGGATCAGCGACGCCGACGCCTACCGCCGCCTGAAGAACGCGGAGTTGTTGGGCCCGCGGCAGTCGATGACGGGGGAACCCTTGGCGCCGGTGTGGCCCACAGTGGCCCACGGCCAAGCCCACGGAGTGATCAGCACCGACCACATCACCACCATCAAGTCGTTCTTCCGTAAACTTCCGGCGTTTGTTGATGCCCAGACCCGGGAGTCCGCTGAAGCTGAACTGGCCACACACGCGTCCGTGTTGACCGTCGACGAGTTCGTCAGAGCCGCTGACCGGTTGGCGTACCTGCTCAACCAGGACAGCGAGTTCTGCGATGAGGATCGGGTGGCGCGGGCGTACCTGCGGCGCGGCACGCAGCGCCCGGATGGGTTGATTCCGATCGACGGACTGCTCACCCCACATGCCTGGGCACTGCTGGAACCGATCCTGGAAAAGCACGCCGCTCCCGGCATGGGCAACCCCAACGACGACACCCCGTGTGTATCGGGAACGCCGAGTGAGGAGCAGAAACGGGCCGACACCCGCACCCAGGGCCAACGTAATCATGATGCGTTGATGTGGATGTGTCGCCAACTGCTGACCGGCATGCCGATCAGCACCCTCAACGGGCTGCCCGCCACCCTCATCATCGTCGCCAACCTGACTGACCTCGAAAACCGCATCGGGCACGGTGTCACCGCCGGCGGCACCCCACTCCCGATGTCCGACGTCCTGGCTGTGGCCGCCCACTCCCGACCCTGGTTGGCGTTGTTCGACGGTAAAGGGTTGCCGCTGCATCTGGGGCGGTCGCGGCGCACCGCCTCCGTCGCGCAGCGGTTGATGTTGTTGGCTAAACATCGGGGTTGCACCATGCCTGGCTGCACCGCCAGTGCGTATCGGTCGCAGGTTCATCATGCGAATGCCGATTGGCAGCACGGCGGCCAGACCAACATCGAGGATCTGACCCTGGCGTGTGGACCGGACAACAGGTTGGTCGAGACCACCGGGTGGACCACCCGCAACCGCCCCGACGATGGTGTCACCGAATGGACCCCACCCCCAGAACTCGACAGCGGACAACCCCGCACCAACACCATGCACTTCCCAGAACGCACCCTCAACCCCGACAACCAACCCGGTCCGCCGGCTACCGGTGCGGAGGCAGACGACTAG
- a CDS encoding ANTAR domain-containing protein, which translates to MPRNSHTPSADSRYLDIAKGVLVALRGCSPDDAFNEIARTSKQFGLGTLTLARALVQLAEGSVAAVAGPAAEAAAQTWGQLVAGGEGAAPA; encoded by the coding sequence TTGCCTCGGAACTCACACACCCCGTCCGCCGACAGTCGGTATCTGGATATCGCCAAGGGTGTCCTGGTGGCGCTGCGAGGTTGCAGCCCCGATGACGCGTTCAACGAGATCGCCCGCACCTCGAAGCAGTTCGGGCTCGGCACGCTGACGTTGGCGCGCGCCCTGGTCCAACTCGCCGAAGGTTCCGTCGCGGCCGTCGCCGGTCCGGCCGCCGAAGCCGCCGCACAGACCTGGGGTCAGCTGGTCGCCGGGGGCGAGGGCGCCGCGCCGGCCTGA